In one Sphingomonas sp. S1-29 genomic region, the following are encoded:
- a CDS encoding Y-family DNA polymerase encodes MTTPIALIDCNNYYVSCERAFDSSLVGVPVIVLSNNDGCAIARSAEAKALGIKMGDPAHHLRDLIRQHGIQVRSSNYTLYGDMQRRVVAACQAFARDFEIYSIDETFLDLAGFEDRDLVDHAHALRRQVQRWTTIPTCVGIADTKTLAKLANAVAKKNVAFDGVADLRLPDIRHEVMQQFPVGDVWGVGGATARKLADLGIHTASALRDMPMKQARAVGTVVLERLVAELRGVPSGAVETIAPQRKGMAVTRSFGTPVTDFDGMMGALSQYAMRAGEKLRQHGLVAARFTAFFHTNRHKPDRPQYSASRSTTLHPMTNDSLELIAAARLCADRAWRDGYAYTKAGIMLDDLLLAEMRPRTLFEDDTGRRDRLMRALDDVNGRFGKFAAVTASQGFKRQWRLRSEMRSPAWTTRIDEVPRVKA; translated from the coding sequence ATGACGACGCCGATCGCGTTGATCGACTGTAACAACTATTATGTCAGCTGCGAGCGGGCTTTTGATTCGAGTTTGGTCGGTGTGCCGGTCATCGTGCTGTCGAACAACGACGGCTGCGCAATCGCTCGGTCAGCGGAGGCGAAAGCGCTCGGCATCAAGATGGGCGACCCGGCCCATCACCTGCGCGATCTGATTCGGCAGCACGGCATCCAGGTGCGATCGTCGAACTACACGCTGTACGGGGATATGCAGCGGCGGGTGGTCGCCGCGTGCCAAGCGTTCGCCCGCGACTTCGAGATATACTCGATCGACGAAACGTTTCTGGATCTTGCTGGCTTCGAAGATCGCGACCTGGTCGACCATGCACATGCGCTGCGCCGTCAGGTTCAGCGGTGGACGACGATACCGACCTGTGTGGGCATCGCCGACACCAAGACGCTCGCCAAGCTGGCGAACGCTGTTGCAAAGAAGAACGTCGCCTTCGACGGCGTGGCGGATCTTCGCCTTCCCGACATTCGGCACGAGGTAATGCAGCAGTTTCCCGTCGGCGACGTTTGGGGCGTTGGCGGAGCGACGGCGCGAAAGCTGGCCGACTTAGGTATTCACACCGCGAGCGCGCTACGTGACATGCCGATGAAGCAGGCACGCGCTGTGGGCACCGTCGTGCTCGAGCGGCTGGTTGCAGAACTGCGCGGCGTGCCGTCGGGCGCGGTCGAGACGATCGCGCCCCAGCGAAAGGGCATGGCGGTTACCCGATCGTTCGGAACGCCGGTAACCGACTTCGACGGCATGATGGGGGCGCTGTCGCAATATGCCATGCGGGCGGGCGAGAAGCTGCGCCAGCACGGGTTGGTCGCCGCGCGTTTCACGGCGTTCTTCCACACCAACCGCCACAAGCCCGATCGGCCGCAATATTCGGCGTCCCGTTCGACCACGCTGCACCCGATGACCAACGACAGCCTCGAGCTTATCGCGGCCGCCCGCCTGTGCGCTGACCGTGCCTGGCGTGATGGCTATGCCTATACGAAGGCGGGCATCATGCTGGACGATCTGCTGCTGGCAGAAATGCGACCACGCACCCTGTTCGAAGACGACACCGGGCGCCGCGACCGGCTCATGCGGGCGCTCGACGACGTGAATGGTCGGTTCGGGAAGTTCGCTGCGGTAACGGCGTCGCAAGGCTTCAAGCGCCAATGGCGGCTACGATCGGAAATGCGGTCGCCGGCTTGGACGACTCGGATCGACGAGGTTCCACGAGTCAAAGCCTGA
- a CDS encoding translesion error-prone DNA polymerase V autoproteolytic subunit encodes MCDQNTHPRPGKVHTYLPRTYQLLCSPNVPVRAMRVARRFGTRAMLTLRLHDVPYELVPREAPFFLARTPAGFPSPAQDDMEEPIDLGAYLVEHPAASYIMRVDGGSMAGAGINDGDLIVVNRAKRPRSGSIVVALVHGDRTLKRLKHLDGRHWLVPEAEGFPHILVDEYVEIWGVVVGVARRVL; translated from the coding sequence ATGTGTGACCAAAACACCCACCCTCGACCGGGCAAGGTGCACACATACCTTCCACGCACCTATCAGCTTTTATGTTCACCTAATGTTCCTGTTCGCGCTATGCGGGTCGCTAGACGATTCGGGACGCGAGCGATGCTCACACTACGACTGCATGATGTTCCTTATGAGCTGGTACCGCGCGAGGCACCGTTCTTTCTAGCCCGAACGCCCGCTGGATTCCCGTCGCCCGCACAGGACGACATGGAAGAGCCGATCGATCTGGGCGCCTATCTGGTCGAGCACCCGGCCGCCAGTTACATCATGCGCGTCGATGGCGGCTCGATGGCCGGTGCCGGGATCAACGACGGCGACCTGATCGTCGTTAATCGCGCCAAGCGCCCGCGGTCGGGATCCATCGTCGTCGCACTGGTGCATGGGGATCGGACGTTGAAAAGACTGAAGCATCTCGATGGACGGCACTGGCTCGTGCCCGAGGCCGAGGGCTTCCCGCACATCCTGGTCGACGAGTATGTCGAGATCTGGGGAGTGGTCGTGGGAGTGGCGCGCAGGGTGTTATGA
- a CDS encoding alanine racemase, with the protein MGSGVGYGLTYQAPDLRRLATLAIGYGDGWPRSLSNTGAAWCGDIRLPIVGRLSMDSMTVDVTAMPPGSLRENDFVSLIGPNQTLDDVAADAGTIPYEILTRLGRRHARFYIENGQTVRAERGTAI; encoded by the coding sequence ATGGGATCGGGCGTCGGCTACGGCCTCACCTATCAGGCGCCGGATCTGCGTCGTTTGGCAACACTGGCGATCGGGTACGGTGATGGCTGGCCGCGCAGCTTGAGCAACACCGGCGCAGCTTGGTGTGGCGATATCCGCCTTCCGATTGTCGGACGGCTATCGATGGACAGCATGACGGTTGACGTAACCGCAATGCCTCCCGGATCCCTCCGCGAAAACGACTTCGTGAGCCTGATTGGGCCTAACCAAACGCTAGACGACGTCGCGGCGGATGCAGGCACGATACCCTACGAGATCTTAACGCGCTTGGGCCGCAGGCACGCACGCTTCTACATCGAGAACGGGCAAACCGTACGAGCGGAACGGGGAACCGCGATATGA
- a CDS encoding glucokinase: MAATDEPAILGTIGRKRLCFALSGIDGLLQTSTIRTYDVGTTTGVSAALMSFQRDIGLANLPRRSAIAVAGLARGDAISITHTRWFLSRSGLNAMLGQPPLILNDFAAEAWGMCSAGARMQESFGGDAKPNLQTPGCYVVLGITSGLGVAVLNRSQTGTVTVLPTEAGHSAFAAVSEELAQLVSDLTANRHPAATEEIVSAPGLLSIYNLIAKRRGASPRARTPEDITRTVQSDPIARAACEMLSRAFWAQAGNLVMTFGAWDGVIVTGKLATAMRPILAQASAQALFAVSAKHRRVLEGVPRTLITLEHAELVGVAEALRGAS; the protein is encoded by the coding sequence ATGGCGGCTACTGATGAACCTGCGATTTTAGGCACGATTGGGCGCAAGCGGCTTTGTTTCGCACTGTCGGGTATCGACGGGCTGCTACAGACCAGCACGATTCGTACCTATGACGTAGGTACGACGACCGGTGTGTCCGCCGCGTTGATGAGCTTTCAGCGTGATATCGGCTTAGCAAACCTGCCGCGGCGTTCGGCGATTGCAGTCGCTGGTCTCGCTCGCGGTGACGCAATTTCTATCACTCATACCCGCTGGTTTTTGTCGCGTTCTGGACTGAACGCAATGCTCGGGCAGCCACCCCTGATCCTGAACGATTTCGCAGCGGAAGCTTGGGGCATGTGCAGCGCAGGTGCGCGTATGCAGGAGTCATTCGGCGGCGATGCAAAGCCGAATCTGCAAACGCCTGGGTGCTATGTCGTGCTGGGGATCACATCAGGCCTGGGCGTCGCGGTTCTGAATCGAAGCCAGACGGGCACCGTCACCGTGCTGCCGACTGAAGCCGGGCATAGCGCGTTCGCTGCGGTTAGCGAGGAACTAGCGCAGCTCGTCAGCGATCTGACTGCCAACCGACATCCGGCTGCGACTGAGGAAATCGTATCGGCACCCGGCCTACTGAGCATCTATAATCTTATTGCCAAACGCCGAGGAGCCAGCCCTCGGGCAAGAACACCAGAAGACATCACCCGAACGGTTCAATCGGACCCGATCGCACGCGCTGCCTGCGAGATGCTAAGCCGAGCATTCTGGGCACAGGCTGGCAATCTCGTGATGACGTTTGGCGCCTGGGACGGCGTGATCGTAACTGGAAAGCTTGCAACCGCGATGCGCCCAATTTTGGCTCAAGCCTCAGCTCAAGCGCTATTTGCGGTATCCGCAAAGCATCGACGGGTCCTGGAGGGGGTGCCACGAACGTTGATCACGCTGGAACATGCCGAACTGGTCGGTGTGGCGGAAGCTTTACGAGGAGCCAGTTAG
- a CDS encoding excalibur calcium-binding domain-containing protein translates to MIKLLSAAIALIVPVSASVASPGGLNAQGCHTDRKGGTGYHCHTRPAAAHGFAALTKGSGAFANCAAARAAGAAPVRVGDPGYSSHLDRNGDGIGCE, encoded by the coding sequence ATGATCAAACTGCTTTCAGCCGCTATTGCGTTGATCGTGCCCGTCTCGGCATCAGTCGCCAGTCCGGGCGGGCTCAACGCCCAAGGTTGTCACACCGACAGAAAAGGCGGCACCGGTTACCATTGCCACACCCGACCTGCCGCTGCTCACGGGTTTGCTGCTTTGACCAAAGGAAGCGGAGCGTTCGCCAATTGCGCCGCTGCGCGCGCCGCCGGCGCTGCACCCGTTCGTGTCGGTGATCCGGGGTACAGCAGCCACCTAGATCGCAACGGCGACGGCATAGGCTGCGAGTAG
- the rnk gene encoding nucleoside diphosphate kinase regulator, translating to MSTTKSAATRPQIHMIEEEADNLSDLALTMQSRFPQVSELLIRETSRAKLHTAASIPPDVVTMQSFVEFVDEGAGTRRTVQLVFPPDADISAGRISILTPVGAGLIGLREGQSILWPDREGHERKLVIVKVEQRVMRAA from the coding sequence ATGAGCACGACCAAATCCGCCGCAACACGGCCCCAAATTCATATGATTGAGGAAGAGGCCGATAACCTCTCCGACCTGGCGCTTACTATGCAGAGCCGGTTTCCACAGGTTAGCGAGCTGCTCATCCGGGAGACGTCGCGGGCAAAGCTGCATACAGCAGCGAGCATACCACCGGACGTCGTCACCATGCAGTCATTCGTTGAATTCGTGGATGAGGGGGCTGGGACCCGTCGGACGGTTCAGCTCGTCTTTCCGCCGGACGCAGACATTTCTGCGGGACGGATATCAATCCTTACGCCCGTCGGCGCCGGGCTGATCGGCCTGCGTGAGGGGCAATCGATTCTTTGGCCCGACCGGGAGGGCCATGAACGCAAATTGGTGATTGTTAAGGTCGAGCAGCGGGTAATGCGCGCCGCCTAA
- a CDS encoding DUF6961 family protein, with amino-acid sequence MSPDAERWAEALHLEREHGPRAPAVIAERMSALALAGDGPGVQRWKAIAERYDQLQAGRPQ; translated from the coding sequence ATGAGCCCTGATGCTGAACGTTGGGCCGAAGCGCTGCATCTCGAACGTGAGCACGGCCCCAGAGCCCCGGCAGTCATAGCCGAACGAATGTCCGCACTGGCGTTGGCGGGTGACGGTCCCGGCGTGCAGCGTTGGAAGGCGATCGCCGAGCGCTACGACCAGCTTCAGGCGGGGCGTCCGCAGTAG
- a CDS encoding Lrp/AsnC family transcriptional regulator — MLNTLDALDRRIVNQMRLNARITNSALAREVGLSESACLRRLKLLERSRVIRGYTAIISGGDPDEGTVAIVQVELERQSEEYLARFEAAMRKHSEIRAWYLLTGAGDYLLRLEVAGMEDYANFHRDVLSRLPGVTRITSSFAMRSHRKA, encoded by the coding sequence GTGCTAAACACCCTTGATGCTCTTGATCGGCGGATCGTGAACCAGATGCGCTTGAATGCGCGCATCACAAACAGCGCTCTAGCCCGGGAAGTCGGTCTTTCGGAATCAGCCTGTTTAAGGCGTTTGAAGCTTCTTGAACGATCAAGAGTCATCCGAGGGTATACGGCCATCATTTCAGGGGGAGATCCTGATGAAGGCACGGTGGCTATTGTGCAGGTCGAGTTAGAACGACAGAGCGAGGAGTATCTCGCCCGTTTTGAAGCGGCGATGCGAAAGCACTCAGAGATACGTGCTTGGTATTTGCTTACTGGCGCTGGAGACTATTTGCTGCGACTCGAGGTGGCAGGCATGGAGGATTACGCGAATTTTCATCGCGACGTCCTTTCCCGGTTGCCGGGCGTCACTCGTATCACGTCCAGCTTTGCAATGCGCAGTCATCGTAAGGCCTGA
- a CDS encoding uroporphyrinogen-III synthase: MLIWVTRTAPQNRATAKRLVALGHQVLVAPVLAVRGVKANPLRSAPDAIVFTSVNGVAHHSVDLALVSRPVFAVGTSTAEAAMRAGYLHVCSADGDVTDLQRLILDRLPPPARIVHFGAEELAGDMKGFLARGGYSVNHQVVYSSYTSPASSFLDIRKRFDAVDGIVIHSPRAAHQVAVILTGTGWAGRAWCISAACAHELADLTHLKSLIARRPTEEDLIKLIHWHGVVPLRAPLAIGRDHNEIRRNLDAAPEMSANDNADPSVPPSNGGTNDFDPPAA; this comes from the coding sequence ATGCTGATCTGGGTAACCCGAACGGCTCCGCAAAACCGCGCAACTGCGAAGCGGCTAGTAGCGCTGGGGCACCAAGTGTTGGTGGCTCCCGTTCTCGCAGTGCGTGGCGTGAAGGCTAACCCTTTGCGTTCTGCTCCCGACGCTATCGTATTCACCAGCGTGAATGGTGTTGCACATCACAGCGTGGATCTCGCGTTGGTGTCACGGCCCGTGTTCGCCGTCGGAACCAGTACGGCTGAGGCCGCGATGCGAGCAGGTTATCTCCATGTTTGCTCGGCCGACGGCGATGTCACCGACTTGCAGCGCCTCATTCTCGACAGGCTCCCGCCGCCGGCCCGTATCGTACATTTCGGGGCCGAGGAGTTGGCGGGCGATATGAAAGGTTTCCTGGCGAGGGGCGGATATTCGGTGAATCATCAGGTTGTATATTCGTCGTACACATCACCCGCCTCGTCATTTTTGGATATTCGCAAACGGTTCGACGCAGTGGACGGGATTGTAATTCATTCGCCCCGCGCAGCCCACCAAGTAGCAGTCATTCTTACAGGCACTGGGTGGGCAGGGCGGGCTTGGTGCATCTCCGCAGCCTGCGCGCACGAGCTGGCGGATCTTACCCATTTAAAATCGCTGATCGCGCGAAGGCCGACTGAAGAAGACCTGATTAAACTGATCCATTGGCATGGCGTCGTGCCGCTCAGGGCGCCGCTAGCGATAGGCCGCGATCACAACGAGATCCGCAGGAACCTCGACGCGGCGCCGGAGATGTCGGCGAACGATAATGCTGATCCGTCGGTGCCACCCTCGAATGGCGGCACCAACGATTTTGATCCGCCCGCGGCATAA
- a CDS encoding alanine racemase has product MDCHSYSSELVIDLDAIRANYRSIQRHVAASDCAAVVKADAYGLGAPDVAKALYNEGCRIFFVAQLCEAMEVHGSLPTNASIIILNGLDPGSENICADSGFVPVLNSESQVQHWRSLARARNTALPAALQVDTGMSRLGLSALQLQALAEDASLFDDVQLRLIMTHLACADDPGSPVNARQLREFHDLARLLPTVPRSIANSCAIGLSSDYHLEISRAGIGLYGLPPPNPCPKISPVIKLTVRVLQIRELKWDRASATASPIRRRICVVWQHWRSGTVMAGRAA; this is encoded by the coding sequence TTGGACTGTCACAGCTATTCGAGCGAACTAGTCATCGATCTGGACGCGATTCGCGCAAATTATAGGTCAATCCAGCGCCATGTAGCAGCGTCGGACTGCGCCGCAGTGGTGAAGGCTGATGCGTACGGCCTTGGAGCGCCCGATGTCGCCAAGGCTCTGTACAATGAAGGATGCCGCATATTTTTCGTCGCTCAGCTGTGCGAAGCGATGGAGGTTCATGGGTCGCTGCCGACGAACGCTTCGATTATCATTCTCAATGGGCTAGACCCTGGCAGCGAGAATATCTGTGCAGATTCTGGCTTTGTTCCGGTGCTTAATTCCGAATCCCAGGTTCAGCATTGGCGTTCGCTAGCTCGCGCGCGGAACACCGCGCTTCCAGCCGCCCTTCAGGTAGACACCGGCATGTCTCGCCTAGGGCTATCTGCGTTGCAGTTGCAGGCGCTGGCGGAGGACGCCTCTCTTTTTGATGACGTACAACTGCGCCTTATTATGACCCATCTGGCATGCGCGGACGACCCGGGTTCACCCGTAAATGCCCGGCAACTTCGTGAATTCCATGACCTAGCCAGATTGCTTCCTACCGTGCCGCGCTCAATAGCAAATAGCTGCGCGATAGGGCTATCGAGCGACTATCACCTAGAAATTTCCCGGGCCGGCATCGGCCTGTACGGGCTACCCCCGCCAAATCCGTGCCCAAAGATATCTCCAGTGATCAAGCTCACGGTCCGGGTGCTGCAAATCCGTGAGCTGAAATGGGATCGGGCGTCGGCTACGGCCTCACCTATCAGGCGCCGGATCTGCGTCGTTTGGCAACACTGGCGATCGGGTACGGTGATGGCTGGCCGCGCAGCTTGA
- a CDS encoding D-amino acid dehydrogenase has product MKVVVLGAGVIGVSTAHYLRSAGHEVVVVDRQPGAGLETSFANAGEISPGYASPWAGPGIPLKAMRWLAMRHAPLIVRPKFDISMLRWLSAMLRNCTEARYAINKSRMVRLAEFSRDELISLRADLGIQYDQRTQGTLQLFRTRKQLDASGKDVAVLRAYGVPFELLDRDDCVRAEPGLAASRHQFEGGLGLPNDETGDCHLFTVRLTERLRTEGVDFRFSTTVEALEMSGNEIAAVRTDRGRITADAYVLALGSYSVALARPLGIQIPVYPVKGYSITVPVTDQSRAPTSTILDETYKIAITRLGDRIRVGGMAEISGFDTTLPKRREATLLHSLHDLFPGASAALHTGFWSGLRPMTPDGPPIIGRTRLSNLFLNTGHGTLGWTMACGSAAVMAAIIGGQEPPIDITGLELDRYGR; this is encoded by the coding sequence ATGAAGGTCGTCGTCCTAGGTGCCGGCGTTATCGGCGTCTCGACCGCACACTATCTTCGAAGTGCAGGTCATGAAGTCGTGGTCGTCGATCGCCAGCCGGGTGCTGGGCTGGAGACCAGCTTCGCGAACGCAGGAGAAATTTCTCCAGGCTATGCGTCCCCATGGGCCGGGCCCGGCATTCCCCTAAAGGCGATGCGTTGGCTTGCCATGCGTCATGCCCCTTTAATCGTCCGGCCAAAGTTCGACATTTCGATGTTGCGCTGGCTGTCCGCGATGCTTCGAAACTGCACGGAAGCCCGCTATGCGATCAATAAAAGCCGCATGGTGCGCCTCGCAGAATTCAGTCGGGATGAACTCATCTCTCTGCGCGCCGATTTGGGCATCCAGTACGACCAGCGAACCCAGGGCACTCTGCAGCTTTTCCGGACAAGAAAGCAGCTGGACGCGAGCGGGAAGGATGTTGCGGTTCTTCGAGCCTACGGCGTTCCTTTCGAATTGCTCGACCGAGATGACTGCGTTCGAGCTGAACCCGGCCTCGCCGCGTCCCGCCACCAATTTGAGGGCGGACTCGGATTGCCGAACGACGAAACCGGCGACTGCCACCTATTCACTGTCCGGCTGACCGAACGCCTTCGAACCGAAGGCGTGGATTTTCGCTTCTCGACGACCGTCGAAGCGCTCGAAATGTCGGGAAATGAAATTGCTGCGGTTCGTACCGATCGTGGGAGAATAACTGCGGATGCGTATGTTCTTGCCTTAGGGAGCTACTCTGTCGCTTTGGCCAGACCGCTCGGCATCCAAATCCCTGTGTATCCAGTCAAAGGCTACTCTATCACTGTTCCGGTGACCGATCAAAGCCGGGCACCAACGTCTACTATTCTGGATGAGACCTATAAAATTGCAATAACCCGCTTAGGCGATCGGATACGTGTCGGGGGCATGGCGGAGATATCCGGGTTCGATACAACGCTGCCCAAGCGGCGCGAGGCTACTTTATTGCATAGTCTCCATGATCTATTCCCTGGAGCGAGCGCCGCTCTACACACGGGATTTTGGAGCGGTCTGCGACCAATGACGCCAGACGGCCCTCCCATTATAGGTCGGACACGGCTTTCCAACCTATTCCTCAACACAGGACACGGAACACTCGGCTGGACGATGGCGTGTGGATCGGCAGCGGTAATGGCTGCCATAATCGGCGGCCAAGAACCCCCGATCGACATCACAGGACTGGAACTCGACCGGTATGGTCGGTGA
- a CDS encoding RidA family protein yields the protein MAIMRIENGPRMSQAVVHGGIVYLAGQIGAPGEDAGTQTRAVLQSIDHLLAQAGTDRAHILQATIWLADMADFEAMNAVWDEWVDTKNAPARATGEVRLATPAYKVEIVVTAALPE from the coding sequence ATGGCTATAATGCGCATTGAGAACGGACCTCGAATGAGCCAAGCCGTGGTCCACGGCGGCATCGTGTATCTAGCGGGTCAGATCGGTGCACCCGGCGAAGACGCCGGCACTCAAACCCGCGCGGTACTCCAGTCTATCGATCACCTTCTTGCACAAGCAGGTACAGACCGAGCACACATTCTTCAGGCTACGATTTGGCTTGCCGACATGGCTGATTTCGAAGCCATGAACGCCGTATGGGACGAGTGGGTTGATACGAAAAACGCACCGGCGAGGGCCACAGGGGAGGTTCGGTTGGCGACGCCGGCGTACAAGGTTGAAATCGTTGTTACTGCTGCCCTACCGGAATAG
- a CDS encoding DEAD/DEAH box helicase, with translation MVDFKKLQEAKAKPKPKNPRDIFNALPKPPGINDLYASQAEVLDAWYPRREEKDVVVKLHTGGGKTLVALLMAQSVMNETGEPVIYLAPTNQLVAQVLAKSTEYGIRALPYTSGEPLPAEFHDGKAILVGSYETLFNGRSKFGVRGSGREVVKAGAIILDDAHVALASVRDAFTLEIQLKHHKDVYTELADRFRPAFKDIGRAGSFADIINGKEYGVIEVPSWAWYRHLEEVQQYLSGEVDDIDRFVWPFLRDNLGVCHCLFSKTSVSITPMFPPVDMLPTFEDSPRRIYMSATIADDSEIVRTFGASAEAIGKPITSTSLAGVGERMILVPGLMKLGTPITPMIKAMATKLAEAKRGVAILTPSGKAARGWEDIADYPETTAAVSEKVAAMQAGDTFGPLVLANRYDGIDLAGNACRFLVMDDLPQGTTNYDVYRMNVVADAAVNSLLAQRIEQGIGRGTRGGADYCVIVLIGTKLVGWIGKTKNLDFLTASTRVQLKMGQEVSEAVTTRKEVRETVLKCLQRDPDWVSYHASELADAAHAAPVDQLALKIAAAERKAFRRQRLGQYEKALAGVETLMTGEALKGDPQRRAWLAASAARIAYQMEDENKGQKHQTSAFSINNNHSPPRKRPVYVVRSAPGKQANAIVKRLMEFHQRAAILSVFDDAMSDLVPEASAARYEEALAKLGEFLGFDAERPEKVYDTGPDVLWRTDASFDFVIEAKSEKDDANPLYKKDHAQLLEAEHWFKQNYPDRDAARVSALPEAIADEKATPAGSFAFRLADVTKVVGALKGVFVELIGASGDRGALREQCEAALTNAKLKPAALRDTYMKPFGKGRTKAG, from the coding sequence ATGGTAGATTTCAAGAAGTTGCAGGAAGCCAAGGCAAAGCCCAAGCCCAAGAATCCGCGCGACATCTTCAATGCATTGCCGAAGCCGCCCGGCATCAATGACCTCTATGCCAGCCAGGCGGAGGTGCTCGACGCATGGTACCCGCGCCGCGAGGAAAAGGACGTCGTCGTCAAGTTGCACACCGGCGGCGGAAAGACGCTGGTCGCATTGCTGATGGCCCAGTCCGTCATGAACGAAACCGGCGAACCGGTGATCTACTTGGCACCTACCAACCAGCTCGTCGCGCAGGTGCTCGCGAAAAGCACGGAATACGGCATTCGAGCTCTACCTTACACCAGCGGGGAGCCACTGCCCGCCGAATTCCACGACGGCAAGGCGATCCTAGTCGGCTCCTATGAAACTCTGTTTAACGGGCGCAGTAAGTTCGGCGTCCGTGGTTCGGGTCGAGAGGTCGTCAAGGCGGGCGCGATCATCCTCGACGACGCGCACGTTGCGCTGGCATCGGTGCGCGACGCATTCACTCTCGAAATCCAGCTCAAGCACCACAAAGACGTCTACACCGAACTGGCCGACCGCTTCCGGCCCGCGTTCAAAGACATCGGCCGCGCGGGCTCATTCGCCGACATCATCAACGGCAAGGAATACGGCGTCATCGAAGTGCCGAGCTGGGCATGGTACCGCCATCTTGAGGAGGTGCAGCAGTATCTGTCCGGCGAGGTCGACGACATCGACCGGTTCGTCTGGCCGTTCCTCCGCGACAACCTCGGCGTCTGCCACTGCCTCTTCAGCAAGACTTCCGTCAGCATCACGCCGATGTTCCCGCCTGTCGACATGCTGCCGACGTTCGAGGACTCCCCACGCCGGATCTACATGTCGGCGACGATCGCGGACGACAGCGAGATCGTCCGCACGTTCGGTGCATCCGCCGAAGCGATCGGCAAGCCGATAACGTCGACGTCCCTTGCCGGCGTTGGCGAGCGTATGATCCTCGTCCCCGGCCTTATGAAACTTGGTACGCCGATCACGCCCATGATCAAGGCAATGGCGACGAAACTGGCGGAGGCGAAGCGGGGCGTCGCGATCCTGACGCCCTCTGGCAAAGCAGCCAGGGGATGGGAGGACATCGCCGACTATCCCGAGACCACCGCCGCCGTGTCGGAGAAGGTCGCCGCGATGCAGGCGGGTGACACGTTCGGTCCGCTGGTGCTCGCGAACCGCTACGACGGCATCGACCTCGCGGGCAACGCTTGCCGCTTCCTGGTCATGGACGACCTGCCCCAGGGGACGACCAACTATGACGTCTACCGCATGAACGTCGTCGCTGACGCCGCCGTCAATTCACTGCTCGCCCAGCGGATCGAACAGGGCATCGGACGCGGCACCCGCGGCGGCGCCGACTATTGCGTGATCGTCCTCATCGGAACCAAGCTCGTCGGATGGATCGGGAAGACGAAGAACCTCGACTTCCTGACGGCCAGCACCCGGGTCCAGCTAAAGATGGGACAGGAGGTCAGCGAGGCGGTGACCACCCGCAAGGAAGTCAGGGAAACCGTCCTCAAGTGCCTGCAGCGCGATCCTGACTGGGTCAGCTACCACGCCTCCGAGCTTGCCGACGCGGCGCATGCGGCGCCGGTCGACCAGCTCGCGCTCAAGATCGCCGCCGCCGAGCGCAAGGCGTTCCGCCGGCAGCGCCTCGGGCAATACGAGAAAGCGCTCGCCGGCGTCGAGACGCTGATGACTGGCGAGGCGCTGAAGGGCGATCCGCAACGCCGCGCCTGGCTTGCCGCGTCGGCAGCGCGCATCGCCTATCAGATGGAGGACGAGAACAAGGGGCAGAAGCACCAGACGTCGGCCTTCTCGATCAACAACAACCACAGCCCGCCGCGCAAGCGACCCGTCTACGTGGTGCGTTCTGCACCGGGCAAGCAGGCCAACGCGATCGTGAAGCGGCTAATGGAATTCCACCAGCGAGCGGCAATCCTCTCGGTTTTCGACGACGCCATGAGCGACCTGGTGCCCGAAGCCTCGGCCGCCCGCTACGAAGAGGCGCTCGCAAAGCTCGGAGAGTTCCTCGGCTTCGATGCAGAACGGCCCGAGAAGGTCTATGACACCGGGCCTGACGTGCTCTGGCGAACAGATGCGAGCTTCGACTTCGTGATAGAGGCCAAGAGCGAAAAGGACGATGCCAATCCGCTTTATAAGAAGGACCACGCGCAGCTGCTCGAAGCCGAACACTGGTTCAAGCAGAACTATCCCGACCGGGACGCGGCTAGGGTCTCAGCGCTACCGGAGGCGATCGCCGACGAGAAAGCCACCCCGGCCGGCAGCTTCGCCTTTCGGCTCGCTGACGTCACCAAGGTGGTGGGCGCGCTCAAAGGCGTCTTTGTCGAGCTGATCGGAGCCTCCGGCGACCGCGGCGCGTTGCGGGAGCAGTGCGAGGCCGCGCTGACCAACGCCAAGCTCAAGCCAGCAGCGCTCCGCGACACCTACATGAAGCCGTTTGGCAAGGGGAGAACCAAAGCAGGCTAA